A portion of the Sulfurimonas hongkongensis genome contains these proteins:
- a CDS encoding Calx-beta domain-containing protein, with protein sequence MVVSLDSYEDPIYSVDDDSSLNGAVRVSSGGYYGTGTLLYGGMAILTSAHLFSPSNLSADVAFQTPSGRQTIASESVELMPDYDDNGNNDLAIVWLAEPAPYDAYRYELYRNDDEISKEFTAVGYGTTGTGATGEDATIPYDILRLQTTNRFEADASTLKDALGSIMDWTPLEDAILVADFDDGTNEHDALGRLIDEIDLGTGSSEGMIASGDSGGPAIIDQKVAGVASYVSSLSNYYVDPDVDLETNSSFGEVGFWQKVSYYQQWIDQSLRQNYTNAPQTSQEVEKEIAEGSAGEITVNYFLVEFIGMRDDPNEWLSVNYTTRDGTATAYQDYIPTSGTLILYPDENHAQIPVEILGDNTIEEDETFYLDIFDPIGATFSDDQVVLTAQRTILNDDWYFA encoded by the coding sequence ATGGTTGTATCCTTAGATTCATACGAAGACCCTATCTACTCTGTTGATGATGACAGTAGCCTAAATGGAGCTGTGAGAGTCTCTTCAGGTGGTTATTATGGCACAGGAACGCTACTCTATGGAGGGATGGCGATACTTACCTCTGCTCATCTCTTTTCGCCTAGTAACTTATCGGCAGATGTGGCTTTTCAAACACCCTCTGGCAGACAAACAATCGCATCCGAGTCCGTAGAGCTCATGCCAGACTATGATGACAATGGCAATAATGATTTAGCTATCGTTTGGCTTGCAGAACCTGCTCCTTATGATGCATATCGATATGAACTATATAGAAATGATGACGAAATATCAAAAGAGTTTACAGCCGTTGGGTATGGTACTACAGGAACTGGTGCCACAGGAGAAGATGCAACAATACCTTACGATATTTTACGTCTACAAACAACAAATAGATTTGAAGCAGATGCATCTACTTTAAAGGATGCACTAGGGAGCATTATGGACTGGACTCCGCTAGAAGATGCTATTTTAGTTGCTGATTTTGATGATGGAACTAACGAGCATGATGCATTGGGTCGTTTAATAGATGAGATAGACTTAGGAACTGGCAGTAGTGAAGGTATGATAGCTTCTGGAGATAGTGGTGGACCCGCAATAATCGATCAAAAAGTGGCAGGTGTCGCTAGCTATGTCTCTAGTTTGAGTAATTATTATGTAGACCCTGATGTAGATTTAGAAACAAATAGCAGTTTTGGAGAAGTTGGTTTTTGGCAGAAAGTGAGTTACTATCAACAGTGGATAGACCAAAGTTTACGCCAAAATTATACTAATGCTCCGCAAACTTCGCAGGAAGTAGAAAAAGAGATAGCCGAAGGTAGTGCAGGTGAGATAACTGTTAATTACTTCTTAGTAGAGTTTATAGGTATGCGAGATGACCCAAATGAGTGGTTAAGTGTAAACTACACAACAAGAGACGGTACAGCAACAGCTTATCAAGACTACATTCCAACAAGCGGAACACTTATCCTATATCCTGATGAAAATCACGCACAAATCCCTGTGGAAATTCTAGGAGACAACACTATAGAAGAAGATGAAACCTTTTACCTAGATATTTTCGACCCTATAGGTGCTACCTTTAGCGACGACCAAGTAGTTCTTACAGCTCAAAGAACAATTTTAAATGATGACTGGTACTTTGCTTAA
- a CDS encoding STT3 domain-containing protein has translation MTLTTNQKTTILILLAFIFSIAVRLIWVGQFSNEEQFKFNDEFMINTNDGYYFAEGARDILAGVSENSNDLSPLESALSVLTAFIVKILPFSFETVIFYMPAFFASLLVIPIILIAREFDRLEVGFIAALVASIAWSYYNRTMVGYYDTDSLTIVFPTVLLWSLIWAIKTNEDKYFLIAALDAIAYRWWYPQSYALEAAFIALIAIYAVYQYVKKQKPETNLLLISFMLFAMVNLDGYIRLGIVLAFYIVLKIKRELVFKYLYYILALAVVLFFLTGGFDPILAKLKGYVFRDALKSDANGLGLHFFTVMQTIREAGEIPFEMFANRISGHTITFIAATIGYIWFAYRHPVMLLALPMVGLGVLAYGIPGLFSGGGLRFTIYAVPIMALGLGYIIYEVSNWLSTKLIRQKDRLSSKYIFMTLFSLGALYPNIAHVIEYRVPTVFTQDEVKLLDKLHTIAEREDYVVAWWDYGYPLRYYSDVKTLIDGAKHSGAVNFAVSFVLNSPQDRAAKMARLDVEYTEKRFRVNEANKGLDKNHTNYVKFLSSNIEQMTKDYGYKDTNDFLNSLDEDIKLPAKTRDVYLYLPNRMLGILPTVALFSNLDLMSGKKRVTPFFYISNRVQDKKESLELGNGVSIIKNMGQIQIGNQKLLMNSFIVTEYDNDGVLRKNIQVIDKNSPISVIFMKNYNQFLVLEKKIFNSTYIQLFVLENYDKTLYEPVILDPMAKIFKLKI, from the coding sequence ATGACACTAACGACAAACCAAAAAACAACTATACTCATACTTTTAGCATTTATCTTTAGCATAGCTGTGCGGCTTATCTGGGTAGGGCAGTTTAGCAATGAAGAGCAGTTTAAGTTCAACGACGAGTTTATGATAAACACCAACGATGGCTATTATTTTGCGGAAGGTGCAAGAGATATCTTAGCTGGTGTGAGTGAAAATTCCAATGACTTATCTCCACTAGAGAGTGCTTTGAGTGTTTTAACGGCTTTTATAGTCAAGATTTTACCATTTTCTTTTGAGACGGTTATCTTTTATATGCCAGCTTTTTTTGCCTCTCTTTTAGTTATCCCCATCATCTTAATAGCAAGAGAGTTTGATAGGCTTGAGGTTGGTTTTATCGCGGCACTTGTGGCAAGTATTGCCTGGAGTTACTACAACCGCACTATGGTTGGCTACTACGATACGGACTCTTTAACCATAGTTTTTCCTACTGTTTTACTTTGGTCGCTTATATGGGCTATAAAAACAAATGAAGATAAGTACTTTCTCATTGCAGCCCTTGACGCGATAGCTTATAGATGGTGGTATCCACAAAGTTATGCTCTTGAAGCAGCTTTTATAGCTCTTATAGCCATCTACGCTGTTTATCAGTATGTAAAAAAACAAAAACCCGAGACAAACCTACTGCTTATCTCTTTTATGCTTTTTGCTATGGTAAATCTTGATGGATATATACGCCTTGGGATAGTACTGGCTTTTTATATAGTGCTTAAGATCAAAAGAGAGTTAGTCTTTAAGTATCTCTACTATATCCTTGCTCTTGCAGTAGTTCTTTTCTTCTTAACAGGTGGTTTTGACCCTATTTTGGCTAAGTTAAAGGGTTATGTCTTTAGAGATGCACTAAAAAGTGATGCTAATGGTTTAGGTCTTCACTTTTTTACAGTTATGCAGACCATAAGAGAGGCTGGGGAGATTCCTTTTGAGATGTTTGCAAACCGCATAAGCGGTCATACTATCACTTTTATAGCAGCTACTATAGGTTATATCTGGTTTGCTTATAGACATCCTGTAATGCTTCTAGCTCTTCCTATGGTAGGTCTTGGTGTTTTAGCTTATGGAATACCCGGACTCTTTAGTGGTGGCGGGCTTAGGTTTACTATCTACGCGGTTCCTATTATGGCTTTGGGTTTGGGGTATATCATCTATGAGGTCTCAAACTGGCTCTCAACTAAGCTCATTAGACAAAAAGATAGACTCAGCTCAAAGTATATTTTTATGACTCTTTTTAGTCTTGGAGCGCTCTATCCAAATATTGCCCATGTGATAGAGTACAGAGTCCCTACAGTCTTTACTCAAGATGAAGTCAAGCTACTAGATAAACTTCACACAATAGCAGAGAGAGAAGACTATGTTGTGGCGTGGTGGGATTATGGTTATCCTTTGCGTTACTATAGTGATGTAAAGACTCTTATAGATGGTGCAAAACACAGTGGAGCTGTAAATTTTGCTGTGAGTTTTGTGCTAAACTCTCCTCAAGATAGAGCAGCAAAGATGGCACGACTCGATGTTGAATATACTGAAAAAAGATTTAGAGTAAATGAAGCCAACAAAGGCTTAGATAAAAATCATACTAACTATGTAAAGTTCTTAAGTAGCAATATAGAGCAGATGACAAAAGATTATGGCTACAAGGATACTAATGACTTTTTAAACTCTCTAGATGAAGATATAAAACTGCCTGCAAAAACAAGAGATGTTTATCTCTACCTACCAAATAGGATGCTGGGCATACTTCCAACTGTAGCACTTTTTTCAAACCTTGACCTTATGAGTGGGAAAAAAAGAGTTACACCATTTTTTTACATCTCAAACCGCGTACAAGACAAAAAAGAGAGTCTTGAACTTGGAAATGGTGTTAGCATTATCAAAAATATGGGACAAATCCAGATAGGCAATCAAAAATTGCTTATGAATAGCTTCATAGTCACTGAGTATGACAACGATGGAGTACTAAGAAAAAATATCCAAGTCATAGATAAAAATAGCCCCATAAGTGTTATATTTATGAAAAATTATAATCAGTTTTTAGTACTAGAGAAAAAAATATTCAACTCAACATATATACAACTTTTTGTACTTGAGAACTATGATAAAACTCTATATGAGCCAGTTATACTAGATCCAATGGCTAAGATTTTCAAGCTAAAAATTTAA